One region of Trichoderma breve strain T069 chromosome 7 map unlocalized scaffold00007, whole genome shotgun sequence genomic DNA includes:
- a CDS encoding williams-Beuren syndrome DDT (WSD), d-TOX E motif domain-containing protein gives MVLFKRKPVQFLPPADIEDDDAEVWHIPQTGEIFASYEDYLNRMDFYKQRRFNDEITGHSGLTFFEAYTSERAGGQEVEAAFPEALKGPILRKVQFQTISRLDNLVDMVYDEFKADFYPGEDVFVTLDEFNNERRACLVREKTTFGARILPDGSSSLPTSRYLVVLGGGSGKEQVVTNDNLSRERGAFTKSMLRSFLKRTVIREAWNGAPWLVKHDYANQYHIDTRIPPHLRHDTKIQERKQLLAQKRERNSIHDANGHSPAVQTGPVRLPELKPAPKSHKGKQTPNSAGTKGLKWPTDMAPDGVNGAGYPRYNDEPAAAPREPTPPPPPPPPKYPIEDLQLEPREGNVRPQLKFMCKDPPIKMEVDDTISRQIDMDTVGPLLETWDTLNVYCEIFKLDSFTFDDFVEALSIASNTTQVQLFDEIHCSVLKILVDSESDGGKVRITLPEVEEDDSDEEGDEEEDGEESGEESVELEDIPVARATRSSLAKLEAERLAAEAAAAEEETLRAEQETKNRAEELLKEFDWIEHLRQRNFQNGGWQRIIVGLLHQLSKNERLQQACEELLQQLVPAEMIPSPENVQQQYAEMDINYRVKALQIICMLTMETKAVRGYMEDCSETMTKYRKDKIEWQRQRKQATEELRQLNEQRKLLMPENEPAEETNGTPVKEEIDVKMADADESIVSRDEDAEDSQDENSKKKRRSRVLTDKKKKHEEEEKAKKAKEKALEKTKPQQSKQYIKLLKDIQKKEEIIKKCEEEVAIIDNDLREADCPRTRVLGKDRFWNRYYWFERNGMPYAGLPDSSTAHAAYANGCIWIQGPDDLEREGYIDLPTELQNEYKAKFNMTVPERKTMEEGGSSVFNAKQWGYISEPEDLDQLIKWLDPRGFNELKLRKELVAYRDRIAKHMENRKKYLTGDAEEDEGDKKEEPKRVSSRIREKTPDQPNYRCLQWENTMALEELGHLHGDPPPPPRSRKQTKKREAMTEAAPRPATKTRRK, from the exons ATG GTGTTGTTCAAGAGAAAGCCAGTGCAGTTTCTGCCTCCCGCAGACattgaggacgacgatgccgaG GTCTGGCATATTCCTCAAACAGGAGAAATATTTGCTTCTTACGAGGACTACTTGAATCG AATGGATTTTTACAAGCAG CGCCGCTTCAATGACGAAATCACGGGCCATTCAGGTCTTACCTTTTTCGAGGCTTACACAAGCGAG CGTGCTGGTGGTCAAGAGGTCGAGGCCGCCTTCCCCGAAGCTCTCAAGGGCCCTATTCTCCGAAAAGTTCAATTCCAGACTATTTCTCGCCTCGATAACCTCGTCGATATGGTTTACGATGAATTCAAGGCTGATTTTTATCCTGGAGAGGACGTCTTTGTCACCCTGGACGAGTTTAACAATGAAAGACGGGCTTGTCTTGTACGAGAAAAGACAACCTTTGGTGCTAGAATCTTGCCGGATGGCTCAAGTTCTCTCCCCACGAGCCGCTATCTAGTCGTCCTCGGCGGTGGCTCTGGAAAGGAGCAAGTCGTCACCAACGATAACCTGAGCCGCGAGCGCGGCGCCTTCACCAAATCCATGCTTCGGTCCTTTCTTAAAAGAACAGTCATTCGAGAGGCGTGGAACGGCGCTCCATGGCTTGTCAAGCACGATTACGCCAACCAATATCACATCGATACCAGGATCCCCCCTCACCTCCGGCACGACACCAAGATTCAGGAGcgcaagcagcttctggcgCAGAAGCGTGAACGGAACTCGATACATGATGCGAATGGACACAGCCCAGCGGTGCAAACCGGCCCGGTGCGCCTGCCTGAGCTGAAACCCGCCCCCAAGAGTCATAAGGGGAAGCAGACTCCCAATAGTGCAGGGACCAAAGGCCTCAAATGGCCCACGGATATGGCACCCGATGGTGTCAATGGCGCTGGTTACCCGCGATATAACGATGAACCAGCCGCTGCACCGCGTGAGCCGACACctccaccgcctcctccgccaccgAAATACCCCATCGAAGATTTGCAGCTGGAGCCGAGGGAGGGCAATGTGCGGCCACAGCTGAAGTTTATGTGCAAGGATCCTCCTATCAAGATGGAAGTCGACGATACCATCTCCCGCCAAATCGATATGGACACTGTGGGACCTCTCCTGGAGACGTGGGACACGCTCAACGTTTACTGCGAAATCTTCAAACTCGATTCCTTCACTTTCGACGACTTTGTCGAAGCCTTGTCAATCGCTTCGAATACCACACAAGTTCAGCTTTTCGATGAAATCCATTGCTCCGTGCTAAAGATTCTTGTCGACTCCGAATCCGACGGCGGCAAGGTGCGCATCACTCTGCctgaggtggaagaggatgacAGCGACGAGGAaggcgacgaagaagaggatggagaagaaagcgGAGAAGAAAGCGTTGAGCTGGAAGATATTCCCGTCGCGAGGGCTACCCGCAGCAGTCTAGCAAAGCTTGAGGCGGagaggctggctgctgaagcagcagctgccgaAGAGGAGACTCTTCGCGCAGAGCAGGAAACCAAAAACCGAGCAGAGGAGCTTTTGAAAGAATTCGACTGGATCGAGCATCTTCGCCAGCGCAATTTCCAGAACGGAGGCTGGCAGAGGATTATAGTTGGTCTTCTGCATCAGCTTTCTAAGAATGAGCGCCTGCAACAAGCCTGTGAggagcttctgcagcagtTGGTACCTGCAGAGATGATACCTTCTCCGGAAAACGTGCAGCAACAGTATGCTGAGATGGACATCAACTACCGCGTCAAGGCACTGCAGATCATTTGCATGCTGACAATGGAGACAAAGGCTGTCAGAGGTTACATGGAAGACTGCAGCGAAACCATGACCAAGTATCGCAAGGACAAGATCGAGTGGCAGCGACAACGGAAACAGGC AACCGAAGAGCTCCGGCAACTTAATGAGCAGCGTAAACTGTTGATGCCGGAAAACGAACCTGCAGAGGAGACCAACGGCACTCCTGTTAAGGAGGAGATAGACGTCAAGATGGCAGACGCTGACGAATCAATCGTGagcagagatgaagacgccgAAGACAGCCAAGATGAGAATTCTAAGAAGAAGCGTCGAAGCCGCGTCTTgacggacaagaagaagaagcatgaggaagaggaaaaggccaaaaaggcaaaagaaaaagcactGGAAAAGACGAAACCGCAACAGTCGAAGCAGTATatcaagcttctcaaagacatacaaaagaaagaggaaatcATCAAGAAGTGCGAAGAGGAagtcgccatcatcgacaacgaTCTACGGGAGGCCGATTGTCCAAGAACTCGTGTCCTTGGAAAGGATAGGTTTTGGAATCGTTACTATTGGTTTGAGCGGAACGGCATGCCTTATGCCGGATTGCCTGACAGTTCTACGGCGCATGCGGCATATGCCAACGGATGTATCTGGATTCAGGGCCCCGACGACCTGGAGCGAGAAGGATATATTGACCTGCCGACCGAGCTTCAAAACGAGTACAAAGCCAAGTTCAATATGACTGTCCCAGAACggaagacgatggaggaAGGCGGTAGCAGTGTTTTCAACGCCAAGCAATGGGGCTACATTTCGGAACCAGAAGACCTCGACCAACTCATCAAGTGGCTGGATCCTCGAGGCTTCAATGAGCTGAAGCTACGAAAGGAGCTGGTTGCTTACAGAGACAGGATAGCCAAGCACATGGAGAATCGCAAAAAGTATCTCACCGGcgatgccgaggaggacgaaggtgacaagaaggaggagccGAAACGAGTGAGCTCAAGGATCCGAGAGAAGACTCCTGACCAGCCCAACTATCGCTGTCTGCAATGGGAGAACACAATGGCTCTGGAAGAGTTGGGCCACTTGCATGGCGatccaccgccgcctccgcgaTCCagaaagcaaacaaagaagagggaagccATGACCGAGGCTGCACCGAGACCCGCCACGAAAACGCGACGCAAGTGA